The following are from one region of the Corylus avellana chromosome ca1, CavTom2PMs-1.0 genome:
- the LOC132189988 gene encoding probable feruloyl esterase A, protein MGKSRWFILAIYTCLLAFSSGRELQILEKVDHGSIYNHTMATILVEYASAVYVSDLTELFTWTCRRCDGLTKGFEVIELVVDIQHCLQGFVGVAKDLNAIVIAFRGTQEHSIMNWIEDLYWKQLDLNYPGMDDAMVHHGFYYAYHNTTIRPAVLNAVRRAKKFYGDIPIMVTGHSMGGAMASFCGLDLKVNHEAQDVRVMTFGQPRIGNAVFATYYSKLVPNTVRVTNEHDIVPHLPPYYTHFPQKTYHHFPREVWLYNIGLGSLVYKIEKICDGTGEDPTCSRSVTGNSISDHLVYYGVELMCRTPGTCRIVMDSQVTEYGKVDLVGNFILSRDPATPVIKLNRESDIGERQVQN, encoded by the exons ATGGGAAAAAGTAGGTGGTTCATATTGGCAATCTATACATGTCTACTTGCGTTTTCTAGTGGGAGAG AACTTCAAATTTTAGAAAAGGTGGATCATGGGTCCATTTACAATCATACCATGGCCACCATATTGGTGGAGTATGCTTCTGCG GTGTATGTGTCAGATTTGACAGAGTTGTTTACTTGGACGTGTCGAAGATGTGATGGTTTGACTAAG GGATTTGAAGTTATAGAGTTGGTTGTTGACATCCAGCACTGCTTACAG GGCTTTGTTGGAGTGGCAAAAGATCTTAATGCTATTGTGATTGCATTTAGAGGAACTCAGGAACACAG CATAATGAATTGGATTGAAGACTTATACTGGAAACAGCTCGACTTAAATTACCCTGGCATGGATGATGCAATG GTGCACCATGGATTTTATTATGCTTACCACAACACAACTATACGCCCTGCAGTTTTAAATGCTGTTAGAAGGGCAAAGAAGTTCTATGGGGACATTCCCATCATGGTAACAGGGCATTCAATGGGAGGGGCGATGGCCTCCTTTTGTGGACTTGATCTAAAG GTTAATCATGAAGCACAGGATGTTCGAGTTATGACATTTGGACAACCTCGTATTGGCAATGCAGTATTTGCAACTTACTATAGCAAACTTGTGCCAAATACAGTTAGAGTCACAAATGAGCATGATATTGTGCCTCATTTGCCTCCATATTATACTCATTTCCCTCAAAAGACGTACCACCACTTCCCAAGAGAG GTGTGGCTTTACAACATTGGATTAGGGAGTCTTGTTTATAAAATTGAGAAGATCTGCGACGGTACCGGGGAAGACCCAACCTGTAGCAG GTCAGTGACCGGGAACAGCATTTCAGACCATTTAGTGTATTATGGTGTTGAATTAATGTGTAGAACACCAGGAACATGCAGAATTGTGATGGATTCCCAAGTGACGGAGTATGGCAAAGTCGATCTTGTAGGAAACTTTATCTTATCCAGGGATCCTGCAACTCCAGTTATCAAATTGAATAGAGAGTCAGATATTGGGGAGAGACAAGTTCAGAATTGA
- the LOC132166057 gene encoding E3 ubiquitin-protein ligase MIEL1, producing the protein MEGSVNERLDFGKMGYGCKHYRRRCKIRAPCCNEIYPCRHCHNEATSMMNNFCDRHELVRYDVKQVVCSVCDTEQPLAQVCTNCGVRMGEYFCEVCKFYDDDSDKKQFHCADCGICRVGGRENFFHCNKCGSCYSVGLRDNHLCVENSMRNHCPICYEYLFDSLKDTIVMKCGHTMHCECYEEMIKRDKYCCPICSKSIIDMSRTWKRIDEEIAVTVMPEDYRNKKVWILCNDCNDTTEVYFHIIGQKCSHCKSYNTRTIAPPVLPQ; encoded by the exons ATGGAAGGCTCAGTGAATGAACGCCTTGATTTCGGGAAGATGGGTTACGG GTGCAAGCATTATAGAAGGAGATGCAAGATTCGAGCTCCCTGCTGCAACGAGATCTATCCATGTCGCCATTGTCACAACGAGGCCACG AGCATGATGAACAACTTCTGTGATCGGCATGAACTCGTTCGTTACGATGTTAAACAA GTTGTTTGTTCAGTATGTGACACAGAGCAGCCG CTTGCTCAAGTTTGTACAAACTGCGGCGTCCGTATGGGGGAATATTTTTGTGAAGTTTGCAAATTCTATGATGACGAT AGTGACAAAAAGCAGTTTCATTGCGCTGATTGTGGGATCTGCAG AGTTGGTGGTCGTGAGAACTTCTTTCATTGCAACAAGTGTG GGTCTTGCTATTCAGTTGGTCTGCGTGATAACCATTTGTGTGTGGAGAACTCCATGCGGAACCACTGTCCAATATGCTATGAG TATCTTTTTGACTCACTTAAAGACACAATTGTAATGAAATGTGGACACACAATGCATTGCGAATGTTATGAAGAGATGATAAAGCGTGACAA ATACTGCTGTCCCATATGCTCGAAGTCAATAATTGACATGTCTCGAACCTGGAAGAGAATAGATGAGGAG atAGCAGTTACCGTCATGCCTGAGGATTACCGGAACAAGAAG gtgTGGATACTGTGTAATGATTGCAATGATACTACTGAAGTTTACTTCCACATAATTGGGCAGAAATGCAGCCATTGCAAGTCATATAATACCCGCACAATTGCCCCTCCAGTTCTTCCTCAATGA
- the LOC132168125 gene encoding uncharacterized protein LOC132168125 encodes MGCGESKHDVVAGNTVLHHKKSDTKAKNSKDIETVHETNAKDNIAYSLVPQQPAAENEDNKEVVGGAVVATRDTEDRDEKTAKVKDNKEVVGGVVAAVRNAKDKDENAAKNEDNKEVISGAIVTVRDTKDRYENAAKNEDNKEVVGGAVAAARDTEDRDENAAKNEYNKEVVSGAIVAARDTEDKDENATKNEDNKEVISGVVAAARDIKERDENAAAKEENGDKQIDEGKKGGDVKKQEESGGRLISNDSLNDYFTPRKNEEGIDGIVFEERSEEPVYYSPHHADGKEDVLNKNVKAENAVEEKELVEDTKVVKENEEAVNEDKENVVKDTEVLKTTIDAKVLSSTLEEKNQNAEEENKDETPTKDENTK; translated from the exons atgggTTGTGGTGAATCGAAACACGATGTGGTGGCCGGAAACACCGTCCTTCACCACAAGAAATCCGACACCAAAGCCAAGAACAGCAAAGACATAGAAACCGTCCACGAAACAAATGCCAAAGATAACATTGCATACTCATTGGTGCCGCAACAACCAGCAGCCGAAAATGAAGACAACAAGGAGGTCGTTGGTGGTGCAGTTGTGGCAACTCGTGATACCGAGGATAGAGATGAAAAAACGGCCAAGGTTAAAGACAACAAGGAGGTCGTTGGTGGCGTAGTTGCAGCGGTTCGTAACGCCAAGGACAAAGATGAAAATGCGGCCAAGAATGAAGACAACAAGGAGGTCATTAGTGGCGCAATTGTGACAGTTCGTGACACCAAGGACAGATATGAAAATGCGGCCAAGAATGAAGACAACAAGGAGGTCGTCGGTGGTGCAGTTGCAGCGGCTCGTGACACCGAAGACAGAGATGAAAATGCAGCCAAGAATGAATACAACAAAGAGGTTGTCAGTGGTGCAATTGTGGCAGCTCGTGACACCGAGGACAAAGATGAAAATGCAACCAAGAATGAAGACAACAAGGAGGTCATTAGTGGTGTGGTTGCAGCGGCTCGTGACATTAAGGAAAGAGATGAAAATGCGGCAGCCAAGGAGGAAAATGGTGACAAACAAATAGATGAAGGGAAAAAAGGTGGTGATGTTAAAAAGCAAGAGGAATCAGGAGGGAGGTTGATATCTAATGATTCCCTAAACGATTACTTTACACCAAGGAAAAATGAGGAAGGAATTGATGGGATTGTATTTGAGGAAAGGTCTGAAGAGCCTGTTTATTACTCTCCCCACCATGCAGACGGGAAGGAAGATGTGTTGAATAAAAATGTGAAAGCTGAGAATGCTGTGGAAGAGAAAGAATTGGTTGAAGACACAAAAGTAGTCAAGGAAAATG AAGAGGCCGTAAATGAGGATAAAGAGAATGTGGTTAAGGACACAGAAGTGTTGAAAACAACCATTGATGCAAAAGTTTTGAGCTCTACTTTAgaagaaaagaatcaaaatgCCGAGGAG GAAAATAAGGATGAAACACCTACCAAGGATGAGAACACAAAGTGA